The sequence TCTCCGGCGAGCGTGGCAGCAGCGCGGGGCCGGCACAAGGTGTCGGCCGCCTGCGCGCGTGCGGACGAGCCCCCGGGACGGCGTACCGTCGGAGCATGAGCACCCACGAGCAGGACCAGCCCATCATGGACGGCGCCACCGAGGCCACCGCGGACGAGAAGCGCGCCGGGCTCGCCGAGCAGGTCGCCTACGACCACCGCGACCGCGGATCCGAGGCGATGGCCGCCGAGCTCGACCGCCGCACCGAGGACTCCGGCCTCGGCGACGGTCCGGCCGACCCGGCCGCCACGCAGGCGACCTCCACCGGTCGCGACGGCGTCGACGGCGAGGCCGACGCCGAGGTCGACGGACCGCACCCCGCCTGATCCCGTCGACACGCCCGCGAGGAGCCGCCCGGAATGCCCGGGCGGCTCCTCGCGGTTGGGGGAGGGGATGACCGAGATCCGAGAGACCCCCGCCCGCACGCCCGCCCCCGCCGTCACGCCGCGCTCCGACGGCACCGGCCGCACGGCCCTCGTGGTCGGCGCCACCGGCATCAGCGGATCCGCGCTGGTCGACCAGCTCACCGCCGAGGGCTGGGACGTCCTCGCCCTCAGTCGCCGCGCCGGCGCCGACCGCCCGGGCGTCCGCTGGATCAGCGCCGACCTGCGCTCCGCCGACGACCTCCGCCGCGCGCTCGCGGGCGAGCAGCCGACCCACGTGTTCTTCACGGCGTGGTCGCGCCAGGCCACCGAGCAGGAGAACATCGACGTCAACGGCGGCATGGTGCGCGACCTGCTGGCTGCCCTCGACGGCGCGCCCGTCGATCACGCGGCACTCGTCACCGGCCTCAAGCACTACCTCGGCCCGTTCGAGGCGTACGGCCAGGGCGCGATGCCCGACACCCCGTTCCACGAGGAGGAGCCGCGCCTCGACGCCCCGAACTTCTACTACGCGCAGGAGGACGAGCTCTTCGCCGCCGCCTCCCGCCAGGGCTTCGCCTGGTCGGTGCACCGCTCGCACACGGTGATCGGCCACGCGGTCGGCAACCAGATGAACATGGGCCTCACCCTCGCGGTGTACGGATCGATCTGCCGCGACCTCGGCCTGCCCTTCGTCTTCCCGGGCAGCGCGACCCAGTGGGACGGCCTCACCGACGTCACCGACGCCACCGTGCTCGCCGACCAGATGATCTGGGCGGCCACCTCCGAGGCCGGTCGCGACGAGGCGTTCAACGTCGTCAACGGGGACGTCTTCCGCTGGCGCTGGATGTGGCCGCGCCTCGCCGCCTTCTTCGGCGTCGAGCCCGTCGGCTTCGAGGACGCCCCGCGGCCCCTCGAGCAGCAGATGGCGGGCTACGAGGACGAGTGGGCGCGCATCGCCCGCGAGGCCGGGCTGGCCGAGTCCGACCTGGCCCGCATCGCGTCCTGGTGGCACACGGACGCCGACCTCGGCCGCGACATCGAGGTCGTCACCGACATCAGCAAGAGCCGGCTCGCCGGCTTCGACACGCACCACCGGACGCTCGACAGCTTCCTGGGGCTGTTCGAGCGCTACCGCGCGGAGGGGCTCATCCCGCGCTGACCGGCGCCGCCGGGCGGCCGTACGCGAGGCGGCGGATCGCCCACTCGGCGGGACCGGCGCGGCCGGCGCGCTCGAGCGCCACGGCGACGCCGACGGTGACGAGCCACACGCCGATCGCGACCAGCGCGATCCGGGCCGTCCCCGCGCCCACGCCGAGCCCGAGCGACCACGGCTCCAGGAGGATCGCGAACAGCACCGACTGCAGCAGGTAGCAGGTCATCGAGCGGCGTCCCACGGCGACCAGCGCGCCGAGCACCGGCCCGGGCGCCGGATCCCCGCGGCGGGCCCGCGCGGCGACGGCCCAGCCGACGATGCCCAGCAGCCCGAGCGCGCCCGCGACGCCCGTCGCGCCGTGCAGCACGCCGAGCAGGTACAGCGCGACGGGATCCGCGTCGAGCGCGCCCACGGCCGCGAGCACGAGCGGCAGCGCGCCGAGCACGCTGACGGGCATCCCGACGAGCGCGAGGCGGCGGAGCAGCGGCAGGTGCGCGGCCGGCTCCTCGAGCACGCGACGGCGGCCGAGCAGGATCCCGATCGCGGCCAGCGGGACGAGCGCGCCCACCGTCACGGGCGTCGCCACCAGCAGCGCGGTGAGGGCCAGGGCGCGGCTCGCGAGGTCGCCGAGGAACGAGCCGTCGCCGCCGAAGAGCGAGCCGGCCCCGTCGTCGCCCGCGAGGCCGTCCAGGCCCGCGGAGGCGAGGAACACGATCGCGGTCGCCCATGCCAGCACGCGGTACGCGCGGTCGCTCGCGCGGTGCAGGGCGGCGAGCGCGAGCCCGAGGATCCCGTACGACAGCAGGATGTCGCCCTCGAACAGCAGCACCACGTGCAGCGCCCCGAACACCATGAGCCACAGGCTCCGACGCAGGAGCAGCCGTCGGGCGCGCGGCCCGTCCACGCCCGCGGCGGCCTGCCGGCGGAGGATGACCGCGAAGCCGTACGCGAAGAGCATCGTGAACAGCGGGAAGGCGCGGTTGTCGACGAGCGTGCCCACGAGCGCGTCAGCCACGTGGTCGAGCGGCGTGCCGTCCGTCGGTCGGGCGAGCGGTCCCGTCGGCCGGTCGGCGATGAAGTAGACCGAGTTGGCGAGCGCGATGCCGAGCAGCGCGATCCCGCGGAGCAGGTCGGGCGCGAGGCTGCGCTCCGCCGCGGAGGTCGGGCCGGCGTAGCCGACGGGCGCAGGGGATGCGGGGAGCGGGGTCACGGATCCAGCCTGCCCGCCCGGGAACCAGCCCGCCAGCGCGCGCGGGAGCGGCATCCACCGATCGGCCGATGCCGGGGATCGACCGCTCGGCCGTTCCGCTCCCGCGCGCCGCCCGCCACGCTGGACCCATGACATCAGCAGCCGTCGAGGAGCACGTGAGCGTGCGCGACCTCGAGAAGACCTACGGCACGACCACCGCCCTCCGGGGCGTCAGCTTCGACATCCACCGCGGCGAGACGTTCGCGCTCCTCGGGCCGAACGGCGCGGGCAAGTCGACGACCATCGAGATCCTCGAGGGCTACCGGCTGCGCACCGGCGGATCCGCGACCGTGCTGGGCGTCGACCCCGCGACGGGCGGCCGCGCCTGGCGCGCCCGCATCGGCATGGTGCTCCAGTCGAGCTCCGAGAGCGGCGCGATGACCGTGCGCGAGCAGGTCGCGCACTTCGCCGCGATGTACCCGCGGTCGCGGGACGTCGACGCCACCATCGAGGCCGTCGGCCTCACCGAGAAGGCCGGCACCCTGCTGCGCGCGCTCTCGGGCGGCCAGCGCCGACGGGTGGACGTGGCCCTCGGGATCATCGGACGCCCCGAGCTGCTCTTCCTCGACGAGCCGACCACGGGCTTCGACCCCGAGGCGCGGCACCGGTTCTGGGACCTCGTGCGCGAGCTCAAGGCGGAGGGCACGACGATCCTCCTCACCACGCACTACCTCGACGAGGCGGCGCAGCTGGGCGACCGGGCCGCGGTCATCGCGGGCGGCCGGCTCGTGGCGATCGGCCGGCTCGACGAGATCGGGGGAGAGGAGGCGCGGATCCCGCGGGTGCTGTGGCGCGACGACGACGGATCCCACGAGGAGCGCACCCCGACGCCCGGCGCCTTCGTGTCCCGGCTCTCGGCGGCGACGCCCGGCGGCGAGCCGCAGGACCTCCGCATCGTCCGGCCCAGCCTCGAGGACGTGTACCTCGGGCTGCTCGCGGAGGCGGGGTCCGCGCCGACCCCCACCGCGGCTCCGGCCTCCTCCGAGGAGGTGGCGGCATGACCGCCGTCCGCCCCGCGCGTCCCGCCGCGGACCGCGCCCCGTCGCTCCCCGGCGTCGTGCCCCTCGGGATCCACCGGGTCCGCTACGAGGTCCGCCGCTACTTCCGCCAGACCGACACGATCATCTTCACGTTCCTCTTCCCGGTCATCATGCTGTCGATCTTCTCGGTCGCCTTCGGGTCGTCCGGCAACCTCGGCACCGCGCCCGACGGGTCCGGCGGCGTCAGCGCCGCCGCCTACTACCTGCCGGGCATGATCGCGGCCGGCATCCTCCTCTCG is a genomic window of Clavibacter capsici containing:
- a CDS encoding SDR family oxidoreductase: MTEIRETPARTPAPAVTPRSDGTGRTALVVGATGISGSALVDQLTAEGWDVLALSRRAGADRPGVRWISADLRSADDLRRALAGEQPTHVFFTAWSRQATEQENIDVNGGMVRDLLAALDGAPVDHAALVTGLKHYLGPFEAYGQGAMPDTPFHEEEPRLDAPNFYYAQEDELFAAASRQGFAWSVHRSHTVIGHAVGNQMNMGLTLAVYGSICRDLGLPFVFPGSATQWDGLTDVTDATVLADQMIWAATSEAGRDEAFNVVNGDVFRWRWMWPRLAAFFGVEPVGFEDAPRPLEQQMAGYEDEWARIAREAGLAESDLARIASWWHTDADLGRDIEVVTDISKSRLAGFDTHHRTLDSFLGLFERYRAEGLIPR
- a CDS encoding DUF418 domain-containing protein: MTPLPASPAPVGYAGPTSAAERSLAPDLLRGIALLGIALANSVYFIADRPTGPLARPTDGTPLDHVADALVGTLVDNRAFPLFTMLFAYGFAVILRRQAAAGVDGPRARRLLLRRSLWLMVFGALHVVLLFEGDILLSYGILGLALAALHRASDRAYRVLAWATAIVFLASAGLDGLAGDDGAGSLFGGDGSFLGDLASRALALTALLVATPVTVGALVPLAAIGILLGRRRVLEEPAAHLPLLRRLALVGMPVSVLGALPLVLAAVGALDADPVALYLLGVLHGATGVAGALGLLGIVGWAVAARARRGDPAPGPVLGALVAVGRRSMTCYLLQSVLFAILLEPWSLGLGVGAGTARIALVAIGVWLVTVGVAVALERAGRAGPAEWAIRRLAYGRPAAPVSAG
- a CDS encoding ABC transporter ATP-binding protein, with protein sequence MTSAAVEEHVSVRDLEKTYGTTTALRGVSFDIHRGETFALLGPNGAGKSTTIEILEGYRLRTGGSATVLGVDPATGGRAWRARIGMVLQSSSESGAMTVREQVAHFAAMYPRSRDVDATIEAVGLTEKAGTLLRALSGGQRRRVDVALGIIGRPELLFLDEPTTGFDPEARHRFWDLVRELKAEGTTILLTTHYLDEAAQLGDRAAVIAGGRLVAIGRLDEIGGEEARIPRVLWRDDDGSHEERTPTPGAFVSRLSAATPGGEPQDLRIVRPSLEDVYLGLLAEAGSAPTPTAAPASSEEVAA